From the genome of Triticum aestivum cultivar Chinese Spring chromosome 3B, IWGSC CS RefSeq v2.1, whole genome shotgun sequence, one region includes:
- the LOC123071980 gene encoding protein CPR-5, which yields MDDGPGLAGEPAPASSSASSSGSRASRPRKGVRLRPLRRRRGPAPAALASRGGDGEREDNGGGAAQEDLALPLGMSFAAVLARVINSTNDSGERLHPVILSKICTSAVKESLANTYGDRFDSFMRNFENSFSSTLRTLHRINEIPVYERSPTPEYSSTHGGSGAVENSSAADLQNHTKEIEQDLMNSVESQVVLYARDNRQLADRPHSRSSREADRCILSAFERSVKEQARSNELKECEISLSMRKLQLKQSELALSSSSHMLEKIKLSLGFQKASFQGEKFKTQMQDSRHAEILRTLIDFLVSAVVIMSVCFAYGTYVHSYQRITDVTAACSAASRGSKSWWVPNSVSNFNSGLQFVRCHVIAATRMCFGIVMIVAIAWLASQRSALTGSNMPITFNFILLGVICGFAGRFCANTLGGDGNIWLVWWEVLCSSHLLGNCYPSVMYHVLHGPISITHSKNGVGLPYWVRRCIFYAALGLVIPVLTGLLPFASLSDWRDHFSEEIKSFFVGDEEINLLDFWRSKIC from the exons ATGGACGACGGGCCCGGCCTCGCCGGCGAGCCCGCCCCCGCGTCCTCGTCGGCATCCTCTTCCGGCTCGCGGGCCTCCCGGCCGCGCAAGGGGGTGCGGCTCCGcccgctgcggcggcggcgcggtccggCGCCCGCCGCACTGGCttctcggggcggcgacggcgaacgCGAAGATAATGGCGGCGGCGCCGCGCAGGAAGACCTCGCGCTGCCACTGGGGATGTCATTCGCGGCCGTTCTCGCGCGG GTTATAAATTCAACCAATGATTCAGGAGAAAGATTGCATCCTGTCATCCTTTCCAAG ATCTGTACCTCAGCAGTGAAGGAATCTTTGGCAAAT ACATATGGTGACAGGTTTGACAGTTTCATGAGAAATTTTGAGAATTCATTTAGCAGCACATTGAGGACGCTTCATCGTATTAATGAGATACCTGTCTATGAGAGAAGTCCTACTCCTGAATACTCTTCTACGCATGGAGGCTCTGGGGCTGTAGAAAACTCGAGCGCTGCTGATCTGCAAAATCATACAAAAGAAATCGAGCAGGACCTCATGAACTCTGTAGAAAGTCAAGTTGTTCTTTATGCCAGAGACAATCGACAGCTGGCTGATCGTCCTCATAGCAGATCCTCTCGTGAGGCTGATCGGTGCATTCTCAGTGCTTTTGAGAGATCTGTGAAGGAGCAGGCTCGCTCGAACGAGCTCAAGGAATGTGAGATTAGTCTTAGCATGAGAAAGCTGCAGCTGAAACAGTCTGAATTAGCTCTTAGCTCCTCCTCGCACATGTTAGAGAAGATTAAGTTGTCGTTGGGTTTTCAGAAAGCTTCCTTCCAAGGGGAGAAATTCAAGACTCAGATGCAGGACTCAAGGCACGCAGAAATCCTGAGGACTCTTATAGATTTCCTTGTTAGTGCAGTGGTAATTATGTCAGTGTGTTTTGCTTATGGAACTTATGTTCACTCGTACCAACGGATAACTGATGTTACAGCAGCTTGTTCAGCTGCTTCAAGG GGATCTAAATCTTGGTGGGTGCCAAATTCAGTGTCAAACTTCAATTCTGGCTTGCAGTTCGTCAGATGTCATGTGATAGCAGCAACACGTATGTGCTTTGGCATAGTAATGATTGTGGCAATTGCTTGGTTAGCATCCCAGCGTTCTGCACTGACTGGATCAAATATGCCTATAACTTTCAATTTCATTTTGTTGGGAGTAATTTGCGGCTTTGCTGGAAGGTTTTGTGCCAACACTCTAGGCGGTGATGGAAATATCTGGCTTGTATGGTGGGAAGTCCTTTGTTCCAGCCATTTACTCGGAAACTGTTATCCATCTGTTATGTACCATGTTCTTCATGGTCCCATATCAATAACTCACAGCAAGAATGGTGTGGGGTTGCCGTACTGGGTTCGCCGGTGCATATTTTATGCTGCGCTGGGGCTTGTTATCCCGGTCTTGACTGGCTTACTTCCATTTGCTTCTCTCTCTGACTGGAGGGACCATTTTTCTGAAGAGATAAAATCCTTCTTTGTTGGTGACGAAGAAATAAACCTTTTGGACTTCTGGAGGAGTAAGATATGTTGA
- the LOC123071983 gene encoding uncharacterized protein, which translates to MPAPPSSRRGTCTTPIQSMPSARWPEKAIMLNESTKKLWSRALDKQKVMQGNHLNQQQPWVVQMGCATSIPCKHAAGRWPRAGQALVRNMDDARERIGTAISTALKEIKPISISIT; encoded by the exons ATGCCAGCTCCTCCTTCCTCCCGCCGCGGGACATGCACAACACCAATCCAATCCATGCCCTCTGCCCGCTGGCCAGAGAAAG CTATAATGTTGAATGAATCAACCAAAAAGTTATGGTCCAGAGCCCTAGACAAACAAAAAGTTATGCAGGGAAATCACCTAAATCAACAGCAGCCATGGGTTGTTCAGATGGGGTGTGCGACCTCAATCCCTTGCAAACACGCAGCTGGTAGATGGCCAAGAGCGGGGCAG GCATTGGTGAGAAATATGGATGATGCACGCGAACGAATTGGCACTGCCATCTCCACTGCACTGAAGGAGATCAAGCCCATTTCCATCAGCATCACCTAG